The following nucleotide sequence is from Actinopolymorpha sp. NPDC004070.
GCGATCGTGTCGGCTATAGGATCGTGTATCCACGATCGAGGGCTCTCCTCGAACGCGCACGTTCCTTCTCCACTTCTCGGCCCTCGCAGGGCCAACCTGTAGTTCTCGTTGCTCCTTACCTGAAAAGAGCGCGGCATGGGCGCACGTGCACGGGTTTCACTGGGTGGGCGAGGTGGCAACGTCGTGCTGCCCAGGCGGCAGAACCTCGCCGAGGGCGTCTACGAAGCGCTCAAGGAAATGATCATGGACGGCGTCTTCAGCCAGGGCGCGCGGATCAACATCGACGAGGCGGCACGGGCACTGGAGGTCTCCCAGTCACCGGTGCGTGAGGCACTGGTCCGGCTGGAGTCGGAGGGGCTGGTCATCAAGGAGCCCTTCCGGGGCTACTCGACCGCACCCCTGCTGAGCAAGGCGGAGTTCGAGGACCTCTTCGAGTTCCGGTTCGTAGTGGAGCCGTGGGCGGCCACCCGCGCCGCCGCCGCGATCGACGACGAGAAGGCCGCGCTCCTCACCAAGGAGCTGGCCTCGATTCCCAGTGCGCCGGAGGGAACGTCCTACCAGGACTACCAACGGATGGCGGCGCACGACCACCGGCTGCACGACCTGATCCAGCAGCTCGGCGGCAACGTCCGGATGCGGGCGGCGTTCACCAGGACGCACTGCCATCTGCACATCATCCGGCTCAACTACGGGGCCGGAATGGGGTCGGCCGCACTGCGCGAGCACCGCGTCCTGGTCGACGCCATCGCCGGCGGTGACACCGATGCCGCCGAGGCCGCCATGCGGGCTCACCTGGAGGCATCCCGGGCCCGGCTCGCACCGCTGTACGACGGAAGTTCGGACCGTCCGAGGCTGGGAGGCGACTGAGATGCGCAGGCTTCCCAGGTCGTCGGTACGACGAAGACTCAGGGCGTCACCACACCACCGCGACTGAGTCCAGCAATCGCTTTCCCAGATCGTTTCTCCTTACAGCTCATGCTGTTTGTTGCCACGGGGATGTTCCATCCTTGCCGAACTCGTGGACGCCGCTCGCAGGCGCTCACGTCTTCGGTGTACGCGCCGGTGGTCCGGACCGCTCCGGTCGCCGCAACCAGCTCCAGCCGGCCCACCCCTCGGGGAGGGCAGAAGTTCATCGTTCCTGGGTGCAGAGGAGTAAGTGCAATGGCAGCAGATGAAAAGCTCGAGGCGAGCCTGACGGTGAGGCCGGAACGCGGTCCGGGCTCGTCCCGACGGCAGTTCGTCACCCGGGCGGTCGGCGTGGGGTTGTCGGCGGCAGCCGCGGGCCCGGTGCTCGCCGCGTGCAGCAGCGGCGGCGACAAGTCCAAGGACGCCGTCGCGAAGGACCCGTTGGCCGCCAAGGGCGGACCGAAGACCACGCCGATCTCCGACGTCATCTACCCAGAGGGCTATGTCGGCCCGCGGGCGTCGAAGAAGGCCGTGCTGGTCAAGGAGAAGGTGACCCTGCGCGTCGTCGTGCCGCAGAACGTCTCCGTCGGCAACTGGGCCAAGAACGACTTCACCAAGTGGTACGAGAAGACCACCAACGTGGCCATCAAGTGGCAGGTGGTGGCCGGCGGGGACGACGCGATGACCAAGGTCAACGCGATGATCGCCTCCGGGGACATTCCCGACGTGTTCATGAACATCAACTTCACCAACGCCCAGCAGCTGCTCTACGGCTCGCAGGGGCTGTTCGTCCCGCTGAACAAGCTGATCGACGAGTACACCGTCGAGACCAAGCGGATCTTCAAGGACTACCCGGACGCCAAGAAC
It contains:
- a CDS encoding GntR family transcriptional regulator, which produces MGARARVSLGGRGGNVVLPRRQNLAEGVYEALKEMIMDGVFSQGARINIDEAARALEVSQSPVREALVRLESEGLVIKEPFRGYSTAPLLSKAEFEDLFEFRFVVEPWAATRAAAAIDDEKAALLTKELASIPSAPEGTSYQDYQRMAAHDHRLHDLIQQLGGNVRMRAAFTRTHCHLHIIRLNYGAGMGSAALREHRVLVDAIAGGDTDAAEAAMRAHLEASRARLAPLYDGSSDRPRLGGD